The genome window CATTGACACGTCTTGATAATCGCTCATAGTTCAGTAGCTATTCATATGTGCTTTCTTTTCCCCCCACAGTGCAGTTATGTAGTAAGGACGGACGACATTGTTCATTTTATGTGCTTAGAATTTGCAGTAAAACTCAATTTAATATCATTTCTGACATTACATCGGGGCTGTTGAACACTAATGCCTTGCATGTCATTTATGAAAAGAGTACAAGCTGGCATGGTTCAAATGGCAAACAAAAGCAACCCAAAACAACCGCATGCCGTTGCTGTCTGATATTCCTTTGGCAAGGATTGTCTCTGAAATGGAATAATATAAATGACTGGAATAAAGTAAATGTTTGTTTTCTGCCTTTAAAACCAAATGAATTATTTGACAGGTTTAAAGTCATGCGTCACGGTAACATCAAAATTGTTGGAACTCTTAGCCATGGGTGACAAAACAGTCCAATGCACTCTTTATTTGGGACCTCACGGGGCTAGAGTGACTCCAGATGTCCCGTTTCATTGGCCAGAATAAACTCTTGCTTTTGATTGGCCATTAAATTTCCCAGTTCTTATCTGACCCCGCCCCCCAGTTTGTCCAACACACTCAGGCCTTTCTCCAGGTACTCTGCCCTGCTCAGCCAGAAGGAGTCCTTATCTTTCATGATGTTGGCCAGCACAGCACCGCCCAGGAAAACCATGTGTTTACGCCGGGGAGGGTCCTCGATACGGATCTTAAACTTCTacaggaaagaaaggaagaagtCAGATAGATATACAGCACAGTGAGAGCATTcccttgtttgtctgtttgtctgtgcatgagtgtgtacatgtatttgtaatatacaccgatcagccaaaacattaaaaccacctgcccaatattgtGTAGTTCCctcttgtgccaccaaaacagtgctgacctgtcgaggcatggactccacaagacttctgaaggtgtcctctgatatctggcaccaagacgttaacagcagatccttttaagtcctgtaagttgcaaggaagggcctccatggattggacttgcttttccagcacatcccacagatgctcgatcggattgagatctggggaatatggaggccaaggcaacacctggaactctttgtcatgttcctcaagccattcctggacaatttttgcagtgttgcagggagcattatcctgctgaaagaggccactgccatcagggaatattgttgccatgaaggggtgtacttggtctgcagcaatgcttaggtaggtggtacgtgtcaaagtaacatccacatgaatgccaggacccaaggtttcccagcagaacattgtccagagcatcacactgcctcgaccagcttgccttctccccataatgcatcctggtgccatctcttccccagataaatgacgcacacgcacccggctgtccacatgatgtaaaagaaaacgtgattcatcggacccggtcaccttcttccattgcgccatggtccagttctgacacttgcGTGtcaattgtaggtgcttttggtggtggacagggtcatcatgggcactctgactggtctgcagctatgcagccccatacacagcaagctgtggtgcactgtgtgtcctgacacctgtctatcttaGCCAACATTAatgttttcagcaatttgagctacagtagctcttctgtgggatcagaccagatgggctagccgtCACTCCTCACACGCATAgtcgttttaatgttttggcctaTCGACATATGTAATAGCACTGTGACCTTTTTCGTGTCGTGTTCTACCTATAAGACTGAGAAGTTGGCTGTTCTGCACAAAACTCCCTGTATGTGAATCTTCATTTCTTTGTCTGTACTTTAAGTCATTTTGTATTGATTAAAATAGTAGACACTGTTTTGTAAATATTACTTATCCCTCTAAAGAGCCATCTGCCTACCAGGACAGGGTTGCAATAGTCATTTGTATATTTGTTACTAAATTTGTGCGCAAAGTCCTTATTAAGTTCTTGTAAATTAGTGATTTACTAATTGGGGTTGTACCATTCAAACATAAGGGCTGTCATCACTAGTAAAGCCTCAGTAATGTGTAAATCTGATACAAGGCCAGCCGGAGATGACAATGAAACAGAATTTAAGGCCTCAAAATAAATGTGTGTGATATCTTACCGATAGTTTCTGAGTGTCTCCGTTCAGCACCCTCTCCAGGTAGAGctgtttaatctctctctctaGTCTGGATGGCAGGCCGGGGTACATGGTGGTTCCTCCTGATAACACGATGTGCTTATAGAAGTCAGGCCTGCACAGGAACAACATAAGGACATGGATGAAATGTATGTGCCACTTCAATACAGCACACTGGAAAAAGTGACAAGCTTTGCAAGGGATTTTATTTCAGATCCTGATTTTATTGTACCAACTCAACTTTAGGACATCTTTAATCAAATTGCTTCACTGAGCATAATATTTTCAATTGCAATAAACTGTATTTGATTCATACCAATATGAGCTATTTTGATAAATAATCATGGAAGGTGGAATTGAGATAATTCAAGAAGACTTTAGATGAGAAATCATTCAATACTGAAAAACATTTCATTTACTGAAAATATGAAAGTTATCGCTTTATAACATCTTACAAGCCTGTCATGAACACAACTCTCTGATTTGATTGTCCAACACGGTGTGTTGTCGTGTGTAGTGTGTTATTGTGATGGGTTGTGGatggtggtgtgttgtgttgtattgtgacgTCTCATACCTCAGGTCAATGTCAGCAGCCTGGATGGTGTTAAACAGCAGCTCTGCTACTCCTGCTCCCTCCACATTGATGAGGTGAGGCTGGAAAAGGGCCTCAGGGGCCCCGAACCTTTCTCCCCCCACCATTACCTGTCGGCCGTCAGGCAGCTACACCGGGTAGACGGACAAATACTGAGCATAAAACAGCACTGATTTCATCACACATTTTCAAAATAAAGGCCCTGTGGGGCATCcacgtggcgtagcggtctattctgttgcctaccaacacaggtatcaccagttcaaatcccactgttacctccggcttggtcgggcgtccctacagatgctattggccgtatctgcgggtgggaagccggatatgtgtgggtgtgtcctgatcgctgcactagcgcctcctctggtcagtcggggcgcctgttcagggggaggggaaacccctcactgtcaggggaaaagaagcggctggtgactccacatgtatgggaggaggcatgtggtagtctgcagccctcccaggagcagcagagggggtggagcagtgaccgggacggctcagaggagtggggtaactggccagtacaattcgggagaaaaaagggtgggaaatcctaaaaataaataaatggataaaggCCCTTCGGCATGTCCACCGTGGTAGCGCTGACCACAAGTTGTGCATGAAGTGACTTAAAatgcagagagagaaaataaCTATTAAAATGTGATGTTTACAATGCAGGGAAAAAAGGGTTAACTAGTAAAAGTTTACACTTCTGATATCACAGACTGGATTTAAGAAATGTTCAGAAGTGTAGTAAATTAATGCAGTTAATTTGCATGTGACCTTTGGGACAATACCTGACACGCTCAACTATtgccaattttttttaaaacatttttttgggattttccccctttttctccccaattgtaccaatccaattactccactcttctgagctgtcctggtctctgctccaccccctctgccgatccggtgagggctgcagactaccacatgcctcttccaatacatgtggagtcgccagccgcttcttttcacctgacagtgaggagtttcgccagggggacatagagcgtggaagggtcatgctattccccccagtacaccccctccccgaacaggcaccccgaccgaccagaggaggcgctagtgcagcaaccagggcacatacctacatccggcttcccacccgcagacacggccaattgtgtcagtagggacgtccgaccaagccggaggtaacacagggattctaaccggcgatccccgtgttggtaggcaatggaatagaccgccacaccacccggaactAATACCAAATTTTATACTTCAAGTATAGTTTTAAGGCACAAATCTAAATAAGAGGACATGTTAGCATGGACATCTTTGCACTGCAGGAATacataaaacaaaatgaaaaaaaatccgtctgggttgttttaatgtttgccGTCTTGTTTAAAGGCCCATCGTATGAGGCTGTTGCATTGGGAGAGAGGGATTGACGGTACCGTATATGACTCGACCAGCACGGTGGTCTCAGTGGCGAGGCGCTGCTCCTGTTCGATGTTGTAGCCCACATAGCAAAGCTTCTCCTTCAACATGCGCACCGTCTCAAAGTCTGCCGAGTGGTTGAAGGCGTAGCCTCGTAGGAGCAGCAGCTGAGGGAGGAGGatataaaaattttaaaaaaaaactaccaaAACGTCCCACATCACATTCTACCTCAAacagttgggtttttttggggggggggggtttcccccttttttctccccaattgtatccagccaatgaccccattcttctgagccgtcccggtcgctgctccaccccttctgctgatccggggagggctctagactaccacatgtctcgccagccgcttcttttcacctgagagtgaggagtttcaccagggggacatagcacgtgggaggatcacgctattcctcccagtttccCCTCTACCCCGAatagacgccccgactgaccagaggaggcgctagtgcagcgaccaggacacatacccacatccggctccccacccgcagacacggccaattgtgtctgcagggacgtctgagcaagccaggggtaacacgaggatttgaaccggcgatccccgtgttggtaggcaatggaatagaccgccatgccacctggatgccccttctttcttttttttaagggaaAATAACATCTTCAGACTCTATACTTGACTGAATGTCTTGTTGGGAGGGTAGGTTTCTGCTGTGCCTTTGACTAAACACGGTTTCATCTCCAGGATTGAAGACCTTGTGTTGCAGACTCTTGGAGACGAGGCCACCATGTCTCACCTTAATGAGGTAGCGTGTGATGTCACGTCCTGCTATGTCCAGCCTGCGAGTGAGGTGGGGTAACGAAAAGCCCTCATATACTGGACAGATGTGGGTCACACCATCACCCGAGTCGACCACCACACCAGTAAGCAAACCTTAAGACAGAACCAGTTCATTATATAGTGTCAGTACTAAGTCCTAGTAAGTCAGTCTGGAGTCAGAATGTCCACCAAATAGTGTTGGGTGATATGGAAGATAGCAACATCACaataatcatagggaattttacaaaATATTGAGATGGGtgacacagtggtgcagtggcgagcgcgcagttgcctcacagcaagaaggtcctgggtttgagccctggggtagtccaatcttgggggtcgtcctctgtatcaagtttacatgttctccccgtgtctgtgtgagtctcccccaggtgctccagtttcctcccacagtccaaagacatgtaggtcaggtgagtcagccgtactaaagtgtccctaggtgtgtgtgtgtggggagggggggggtgcctgagatggcctggcggcctgtccaggcagtctccccgcctgccgcccaatgactgctgggataggcttcagcgtcccatgaccctgagagcagggtaagcagtttggatggctggatatgtgtatatatatatatatatatatatatatatatatatatatatatatatatcagtatctgcttacacatgcaaaaataccatgtttaagaacctGGCCGAGgatcatcacattgaactgtttggtaatgtaaagtataatccatccattttctgaaccacttatcctgctctcagggtcatgggatgctgaagcctatcccagcagtcattgggcggcacgcggggagacaccctggacaggccaccaagccatcacagggctgacacacacacacattcacacccagggacaacttagtacagccgattcacctgacctacatggctttggactttgggagaaaaccggagctcccgaaggaaacccacacagacacggggagaacactccacacagaggacgaccccaaaggttggactaccccggggctcgaacccaggaccttcttgctgtgaggtgaccgcgctatccactgcgccaccgtgccgccctgtatgtgtacagtataatatcaaaccaaaactagttttcaaataatattccctgaaatatttcacacctcattttgtgaAACCTTTTAGGTAATCGGTTCTCATAATTaatttagacaaaaaaaaaaaccaaaaactatTAGGATATCATGATGTCCAAATGTAATCCCAGTACAATTCGAGTGAGAGAGGATAAACAATAATGTTGAATTACTGTCCAGCTGTGCAACCAAATGCCTAGTACATCTCATATGTCAGAGTAAATGTCTGGTGTACCTCGTATGTCAGAGTAGATGTCTGGTGAACCTCGTATGTCAGAGTAAATGTCTGGTGTACCTCGTATGTCAGAGTAAAAGGCAACATCAGTTACTGAATGCCTTTTCAGCGAGTGGTCAGTGCACTCAGTCAGTGAATGGGTTTTGTAGGAAATCAGAGAGCATGTTCTTTTCCCATCTATGTCAACTACCCGGTAAATGAAGGGTAATACTGCCAAAAGAAAAGCCCCTTAAACAAACTCCCCCAGTGTGAACTGCTCTGGATAAGAGGATAAGCCTAATGCCTGAAATACAAAATGCATAAAAACTGGAGTGTCCTGTGCCCTAAGCTGTGAGGTTACAGGGGATTGGGCGGCTAACCCTGAGCATAAAGAGTGAGGACAGCCTGAATCGCCACGTAGATGCCGTGGAACTGGTACGTCTCAAACATGACCTCTGTGATCTTCTCACGGTTCTTGATGGGGTTCATGGGAGGCTCCGTTAGCAGCACCTTGTAATGGGAGAACGTTTACAAAGGTTAGATGCGGTATGGGGTAGATGTTTGAGGTTTATTTTAGTACTGTCAGTCAGTGTGATAAGTTCACTCCTGTTTCCCCAAGCGCTGCTATGCACTTAGCTCAAATGGAAAATACACGTTTTTGCAaaaaaaccggatgtgggtatgtgtcctggtcgctgcacaagcgcttcctctggtcggtcggggcgcctgttcaggaggggggggggggactagcgtgatcctcccacacgctacgtccccctggtgaaactcctcactgtcaggtgaaaagaagcggctggcgactccacatgtatcagaggaggcatgtggtagtcatcagcagagggggtggagcagcgaccggaacggctcggaagagtggggtaattggccggatacacttgGGGGGAAAAGGCgggggggtccaaaaacaaaacctgtctgaAACCCTGGCTATTGTTGGCAGCAGGTATGTGGAAGAATTGGAAGAACAATTTTTAAAGAGACTCCTGCACGCTTTTTATTGGAAAACCAACATGAGATAATCAGTAGAACGTGTTAACGGAGGAAGGCTTGGCTGTAAAAGATCACAggactaatttgtgatattgggctatacaaataaaattgccttgactTGACTAAGTGGAAGGAAGAGACTAGTTGGttaggaatttcattttggattGAGATTCGTGTTACTTTTAGTCAATTATCCTACTCAACTGACAGACAGTTTTGCTATTTTTCAACAGTGCAAACAAATATGACTTATTTCAAGAAAGGAAATACAAAGtaagaattttattttttttcttgtttatttctgatttctcccaatttagtggccaatcgatccctagttttagttcaaactccaccgtcatactgcatgcgttcaccaaccgcatctctctggccggcagtcttgaaggagacgcctcgccgcttccgtgacaaggcgactccaagctgAACCacagctttttccgacacacccagagacgcattcatgggacgaacacaagccgactccacccccctcccgaagacagtgttgccaattattgctgcttcatcaactccggccatagtcggatctgacaaagAATTTTATTTTGAGAGAACCAAGTTCAGAACGTCTTGAAACCTTTTCTTTCGATCTTGAATAAGGTAAAATTTTCTGAAGGCAACAAAATAGTTAGCTGATGGAGTGAGagaattttttatttttcaccccaattgtattcagccaattaccccactcttccgagcctttccggcctctgctccaccccctctgccgatccagggagggctgcaaactaccacatgtctcctcccatacatgtggagtcgccagccgcttcttttcacctgacagtgaggagtttcaccagggggacgtagtgtgtgggaggatcacgctattccccccagttccccctcccccgcgagcaggtgccccgaccgaccagaggaggcacaagtgcagcggccaggacacatacccacatccggcttcccacccgcagacagttgtgtctgtagggatgcctgaccaagccagcggtaacacagggattaaaactgggatccccgtgttggtaggcaacagaatagaccgctacactacccagacacccggaGTGAGATAGTTCGACTAAAACATCCAGGTATGAGCTTAATCACGCTCTTGTTTTAGTTGATATGAAATAAAATCCCTTTCCATGTTCATCAGTTTTTTCAAAGGAAGACAGTTCACGTGAAGTAAAACTACAAACGGTTCCCTCGTAATGCCGCTGTGTGGTCACATGGTCCTGTACCTTGCAGTCTGGAGGGCTGATGTCGAGGCGCTCGGGGCCAAAAGTGTAGTCCCACAGATGAAGCATGTCTTCCCAGCTGCGTACCATGCCGTTCTCCATGGGATATGACACCTCCAGCAGGGAGCGACATTCGCTGGCCTCGTCGCCAACCATCAGGTCCTGAGGGAAAAGGGTCAGGGGGTAATTAAGGCTTTATGGAGGGGCACTTTGAAAGTAGCATAGCAAAAGCACAGGCGATCACCGTTTTGTGATGTGTTCCTTTATTAATGGGTCTGAAAAAGCTTTGTTTATCATCTAACGCATGTTGATGGGTAGGGTATCAGAGAGAATGTGGTTAGTCTCAGTTCAGCCGGTGGGATTGTCCTTGAACGGTGCTGAAGGGATTACAGGTGTAAAAGGTTTGGCCTTTTGCTCCCGCTGGTCTTATCTGCATGACCTCAGCCAGTAACTAGTTAAGATGGATATTTGCAGAATTACAGGTGCCGTTGCTGCTCAGAGATCCTCTCCAAGGTCACATACCCAAGTGACTTACACCATGTCTGAGGAGGCCAACAGGTGTCAGATTAGCGCTCTTATTCTAAAACACTTTAACGCATACGAGTTTAGAAGTAAGAAGAGCTTAGGGATCAGGGAAAGAACACAAGGGGATTTTGTTTTGACATATTTTGACTCCAACGAGGTCAGTCCCCAGTGTTACCACTGTGGCCACCATGACATATAAAGGACCACTATGgaaatgttgtgttgaaattaaCTTTCATATTTATTCAGCTGAGAACATCTCATATACTTCCATTCCCTCAAACCAACAATCTTCCCCTGGTTTGAATGAACAAAAACATGCTGTCATGTAGATTTTACCAACAATCTATCTTTTTTATAGGTTTGTGATTATGGTGAAACAAATGTGGGTCAGTTGTATCTTCTCTGACATACAGTAGTAAATCATAGTAAATATTTGTTACAGTTTGTGCCACTTACTACCACTgtttcgttgttgttgttgttgttgttgtcatgacAGGACCATCATATATTTCTATGAGACCATTTAACCCACACATTGAAGAAGGTGGtccgtaggagcaagacagaatacatatgcgtgaatgagagggaggacagtggaatggtgaggatgcaaggagtagaggtgacgaaggcatatgggtttaaatacttggggtcaactgcccaaagtaatggggagtgcagaagagaggtgaagaagagagcgcaggcagggtggagtggctggagaagagtgtcgggagtgatttgtgacagaagggtatcagcaagagttaaagggaaggtttacaagatggttgtgagaccagctatgttgtatggtttggagacagtggcactgatgaaaagacaggaggaggagctggaggtgacagagttgaagatgctaagactttaattgggagtgatgaagaaggacaggattaggaacgagtttattagagggacagctcgggttggacagtttggagacaaagcaagattgagatggtttggacatgtgtggaggagagatgctgtgtatagtattgggggaaggatgctgaatatggagctgccaggggagaggaaaacaggaaggccaaagaggaagtttatggatgtggtgagggaggacatgcaggcggctggtgtgacagaggaagatgcagaggacaggaagggatggaaatggatgatccgctgtggcgccccctaacgggagcagctgaaagtagtagtagattgaagAAGGTGGTCGTAATGACTAAGATGAGCTCAAACAGCATAAAATTATGATGTAAAGTTGAATACATTGGACTTTGGTGTCACTTTTCAATATTTCATGAAAATCTTTTCTTGTATCTTTCTCTTGAATCGTGTTTGACGATAACCCAGTCCTGCCCATCACAAAGGAGTCAGAACAAGAATATCTTTAAACACCAGGTACAGCAGATGTACAGGAAGTGCAGATTAAGATAGAAGAACCAGGCCATACATCGAACCCTATGTAGGTGGGAAGACTGACCTCACCTTTATCTCGATGTTGCCGACTTTGGTGTTTGATCTGATTGTTGGCCGCCCCACCAAGGCAGGGAAGATGTGCTCGGGGAAGTTGGAGCCAGCAAAGCCACACTTGACAAactggagaca of Lampris incognitus isolate fLamInc1 chromosome 20, fLamInc1.hap2, whole genome shotgun sequence contains these proteins:
- the zgc:101810 gene encoding actin-related protein 2 isoform X2, which translates into the protein MDSDGRKVVVCDNGTGFVKCGFAGSNFPEHIFPALVGRPTIRSNTKVGNIEIKDLMVGDEASECRSLLEVSYPMENGMVRSWEDMLHLWDYTFGPERLDISPPDCKLLLLRGYAFNHSADFETVRMLKEKLCYVGYNIEQEQRLATETTVLVESYTLPDGRQVMVGGERFGAPEALFQPHLINVEGAGVAELLFNTIQAADIDLRPDFYKHIVLSGGTTMYPGLPSRLEREIKQLYLERVLNGDTQKLSKFKIRIEDPPRRKHMVFLGGAVLANIMKDKDSFWLSRAEYLEKGLSVLDKLGGGVR
- the zgc:101810 gene encoding actin-related protein 2 isoform X1, yielding MDSDGRKVVVCDNGTGFVKCGFAGSNFPEHIFPALVGRPTIRSNTKVGNIEIKDLMVGDEASECRSLLEVSYPMENGMVRSWEDMLHLWDYTFGPERLDISPPDCKVLLTEPPMNPIKNREKITEVMFETYQFHGIYVAIQAVLTLYAQGLLTGVVVDSGDGVTHICPVYEGFSLPHLTRRLDIAGRDITRYLIKLLLLRGYAFNHSADFETVRMLKEKLCYVGYNIEQEQRLATETTVLVESYTLPDGRQVMVGGERFGAPEALFQPHLINVEGAGVAELLFNTIQAADIDLRPDFYKHIVLSGGTTMYPGLPSRLEREIKQLYLERVLNGDTQKLSKFKIRIEDPPRRKHMVFLGGAVLANIMKDKDSFWLSRAEYLEKGLSVLDKLGGGVR